Part of the Labrenzia sp. PHM005 genome is shown below.
GGTGCGCTGATCGCCATTTTTTGCAAGGAACTGGCCGTATTTATCGGCGAGGTAAATGAGGATGGCACCCGATTCCATCAGCTTCAGACCCGTCTCTTGATCCACAATCGCCGGGATCTTGTTATTGGGGCTGATATCTAGAAACTCGGGAGCCATTTGCACACCCTTGGTAATGTCGATGGCGTGGGCCGTGTAGTCGACGCCGAGCTCCTCTAAAAGGATCGAGATTTTGCGGCCATTTGGGGTTGACCATGTGTAGAGATCAATCATGCGGAGCTCCGGTGAAGTGAAAGCTTTGAATTTCAAAAAGGGCGCAGGCGGCAGAAGTTCAAGGCATGAGGTCATTTTTGAAGTGCGTTTCACTGGATAACGACCCGTGAACGCATCAAATTAATCGTCTGTTTACCATAATGATGTTGCCATCAGCACAGTGGCCTTGGGTGTTTATTTTAGTGCCCAGCGTTCGGAATTTTTGGTGAGCTAACAAGCCGTCAGAGCTTCTTGAAGAGAGGGCACCTCATAAAAGTGCCGGTGAAAGGACACGAGCATGGCGCATCGATTTAGCCGCCGCAGCTTTGTAATTGGTCTCCCCCTGGTGCTGGCGGCCTGCCAGAGCAAAAAACAAGCTTCGATCGAAGCCGGACTGAGACCTTTGGCAGACGGGACGCCGGATTACGCGTCGGCTTATGCGCCCGTGCGGGACGGCGGATTCTCGCTTCCGGCCATCGACTATCAGAGCTTTGATCCCAAATATCTGCGTCAGACGGTCTACTATTCAGGCCGCTATCCGACCGGAACAATCGTGGTCGATCCCAAGAACAAGTTTCTCTATCTGGTGCAAGACGGCGGCTGGGCGATCCGGTACGGCATCGGGGTCGGCCGGGCTGGATTCGCCTGGAACGGCGATGCCGTGATCCGCTTTAAGCGCGAGTGGCCGAAATGGTTCCCGCCGGATGAGATGATCGAGCGCGATCCAAGTCTGGAGAAATACCGGGACGGACAGGAGGGCGGACCGCGCAATCCGATTGGCGCCCGTGGGCTTTATCTGTGGCAGGGCAACAAAGATACTCTATACCGCATTCACAGCACCAATCAGCCTTCCAGCATTGGCACCAACGCCTCCAGCGGCTGTATCCGCATGTGGCACCAGGACATCATCGATCTTTATGACCGGGTCGAACTTGGCACCAAGGTGATCGTGCTGGGCTGAGTGATCTCGGCTTTTGTCTTTTGGCTCAGCGCGGCGTCAGCGCCGTACCGGTTCAAATACATATGTCCGGTTTTTCCGGGAGACTTGAGAAAAGAACCCGGATCGGGTGATGGCGCCGGGCACAAAGCCGGCAACTGGAAACAGCCACACGCCCATTTTTCCGGTGGGTTTGAGCACACGGTGCATCTCGGGCAGAAGTTTATTAAGTGGCAGTGTGGGGTGGGGAAGAACCCCGAGCAACAGCGCCAGATCAACACTGTCGTCATCCAGGCCCGTGTGAAGTGCGTCCCGCCGGATCACCTCGACATGGGACAGACCGGCGGCTTCGGCTTTCTCGCGCACCCGCTCGACAAAACTCACCATCGGGTCCATCGCGATGAGTCGGCCCTGAGTGCCAATCATCTTCGCCGCTGGAAGGGTGAAAAAACCCGTACCACAACCCACTTCCAAAACGGTCTGCCCCGGTGCCACTCCCGCATCGCGCAGTGTTTTCTCGGCATCAAAAATCAGGTGTCGCAACCGGCTTTCCATCGCCCTGCCGCCAATCCAAAAGAGCGCGTTGATCAGGCGGGATTGTCCAAGATCTTCGGTGTTCATGGGACTGCCGGAACTCTATTTTGAGTAAAGCCAGATTGAAGCTTAGCACAATTGCGATTGTGAAAAGTCCGTATTGGTAAGCCTGCTAATCTAATTCTGAGGCATCCAGCTGAGATCGCAGACAGCGCACAATTTGCGCAGCTTGGTCGACGGAGCCGGTGATCTGCTAATTTGAGCGGATACAGGCCCGTCCACGCAAACAGCACGAGCAGCGGCAAAAGACCAAAAAAATCAAATTATTGGGGGGGAGTGGTGCCGGCAGCAGGATTCGAACCCGCGACCCCGAGATTACAAATCACGTGCTCTACCAACTGAGCTATACCGGCGCTGGGGGTGGCTTCTATCAGATTAGACGGGCTTGTCTATACCCGATTTGAAATTTTCCGCGGCGAGCGCTTTTTTTTTGTGTAAGGGCTTGAGATACCAATAAAAAGCTATTCCTGCCTGTGGAAAAGTTCGTGAGGTTTTTTACGATATCGGTTTTGGTATTTGTACGGTACTTTCCTGAAGTCTTTGCAGATGATGTTGCGGTTGGAATGGATGTCCTGCTGCGACAGGCAGGCTGACGTTCTTGCAAGGGCAATCCAGCCACACGCGCCGGTCAGAGTCGAAGCGTGTGTGGCTGGATGGCTGATCAAATTGGCAGTTTCGAGAAAGTACTCACTGTCGCCGACACCAAAAAGTCCGGAACAGGCTGCTTAGGCAGCCACTCCTCCAACACCGTTAGATGGCTGTCGCTCTGCAAGAGGCGCTGGGCGAGGAGGCCCGGTGTCTGGCGACGGCGGATGGCTTCAGGCAAAACCGACTGAGTGGATGATTTTGGAAACCGCCACATCCGGGTAAAAGAGTTTTCCATTATCAGCAGATCTGTGTCGGACGCTGCAGCATTTCCAAACCGAACCATGGGGAGGCTTGCGGCTACAATGGTTCCGCCAGCCAGAACCTTTCGGCGGGTGATATTCACTGAGGGAAGACCGGACATCACATCACCAGCCGGTCGTGGTAGGTCACTGTTGGTTGGCCTTCCATAAAGGAGAGCAAGTCCCCCATAACACCGTTGTCCATGATCGACTTGATATAGGCCTGGTGGTGGTCTTGTGAGATCCATTCTTCCAGGATCAGAAAGTCCCGCGTTTCCGTATTGTAGAAAAGCGAAACCGACAACGCGCCGTCAAAGCCGCGCACAGCCGGAAGTTTGTCTGACAGAAAGGTTTCAAGCTGCGGAAAGGCGTTTTCAGAAACCTTCATCTGAAGGGTGACCCAGGTGCTCATCGTGATCTCCTATTTTGAAACAACAGGAGTGGTTTACGGCGCCCTTTGATTTGAAACTGTCGGCGAAACATCAAAAGTGCCGGTTTTCGGTCATAAGCTGTGACCTGAGACATTCTGTCCATCTCGCCAGCAAGGCCAGCCGGTTTGAGGATCTTCGAAATCAGGTATGGTTGGGCATGATCCAAACCAGAAGTTTTCTCTCCCATCCGCCAGATGATGTCCTGACCTTGCCGGAAGACTTGCATGCATTCCAAGAGGCTTCGGTTGTTATGGCCCATGGCGAAGCGGGAATCTTTCACAAGCTGATTGAAAAAACGATGTTGGCGGTGGAGTTCCGCACCGCCGCGCCGTGCCTGTGCATGACCCTGCGCGGCCGTGAGACTTTTTGGACGTCCGATGGCCGTGAAATCTCATTGCAGGGCGGCGAGATGATCCTGATGCCGGCTAACACCTACATGATTTCGGATTTTTCGGCGAAGGAAGGCCCGCTCGAAGCCTATATCCTGTCGTTCGACACAGCGGCCATCCGAGCCCTTCAAGGGCCTCACCCGCAGTCTGGCGCTACAGGGGCAGCCAGTGCCTATAAAATTCAGGCCCATGCGGCATTGGCCGGTTTCTTTGACAGTGCAAAGACAATCTATGGGCAGATGACAGGTTCGCCGTCACTGTTGCAGACAAAGCTTCTGGAGTGTCTGCATCTGATTGCGGAAGTTGATGATGCCGAGCGGCTGACAGGATTTCTGACCGCCTGTCATACCGGCCAGGCGCCTCGAAACATTCTCCATGTGATGCGCGAAAATGCCCGGCGGAACCTGTCTGTCGCCGAGTTGGCACGAATGTCCGGCCGGTCGGTGACGTCTTTTACCCGTGACTTCAAACGTCAGTTCGGCATGCCGCCCCGGCAATGGCTGGCGGACTATAAACTGCAAAAGGCCCAGGAGCTGGTTTTGAATTCCCGGCAATCGGTGACGGAAATCGGGGCAGAGCTCGGTTATTCCAGCACGTCCCATTTCATCGAAAAGTTCCGCAAGCAGTTTGGAACAACGCCCAAGGCGAT
Proteins encoded:
- a CDS encoding L,D-transpeptidase, translated to MAHRFSRRSFVIGLPLVLAACQSKKQASIEAGLRPLADGTPDYASAYAPVRDGGFSLPAIDYQSFDPKYLRQTVYYSGRYPTGTIVVDPKNKFLYLVQDGGWAIRYGIGVGRAGFAWNGDAVIRFKREWPKWFPPDEMIERDPSLEKYRDGQEGGPRNPIGARGLYLWQGNKDTLYRIHSTNQPSSIGTNASSGCIRMWHQDIIDLYDRVELGTKVIVLG
- a CDS encoding class I SAM-dependent methyltransferase, which gives rise to MNTEDLGQSRLINALFWIGGRAMESRLRHLIFDAEKTLRDAGVAPGQTVLEVGCGTGFFTLPAAKMIGTQGRLIAMDPMVSFVERVREKAEAAGLSHVEVIRRDALHTGLDDDSVDLALLLGVLPHPTLPLNKLLPEMHRVLKPTGKMGVWLFPVAGFVPGAITRSGFFSQVSRKNRTYVFEPVRR
- a CDS encoding putative quinol monooxygenase, whose amino-acid sequence is MSTWVTLQMKVSENAFPQLETFLSDKLPAVRGFDGALSVSLFYNTETRDFLILEEWISQDHHQAYIKSIMDNGVMGDLLSFMEGQPTVTYHDRLVM
- a CDS encoding helix-turn-helix domain-containing protein; amino-acid sequence: MIQTRSFLSHPPDDVLTLPEDLHAFQEASVVMAHGEAGIFHKLIEKTMLAVEFRTAAPCLCMTLRGRETFWTSDGREISLQGGEMILMPANTYMISDFSAKEGPLEAYILSFDTAAIRALQGPHPQSGATGAASAYKIQAHAALAGFFDSAKTIYGQMTGSPSLLQTKLLECLHLIAEVDDAERLTGFLTACHTGQAPRNILHVMRENARRNLSVAELARMSGRSVTSFTRDFKRQFGMPPRQWLADYKLQKAQELVLNSRQSVTEIGAELGYSSTSHFIEKFRKQFGTTPKAMRLRSL